Proteins encoded together in one Bacteroides ovatus window:
- a CDS encoding DnaB-like helicase C-terminal domain-containing protein yields the protein MWYCRTSPFHVTTHRGHYKLIEARMASNKNSATGLTTGFADLDRVTCGWQPGEEIVIAARPAVGKTAFALHLARTAASAGYHIAVYIFTYTIFFLMNN from the coding sequence ATGTGGTACTGCCGAACATCTCCGTTCCACGTCACAACTCATAGAGGACACTATAAGTTGATAGAGGCCCGCATGGCCAGCAACAAGAACAGTGCTACAGGACTGACTACTGGATTTGCCGACCTTGACCGGGTGACATGCGGCTGGCAACCCGGTGAGGAGATCGTTATTGCTGCCCGTCCTGCGGTAGGTAAAACAGCATTTGCACTGCATCTGGCACGTACTGCAGCTTCTGCCGGTTATCATATCGCTGTGTATATTTTCACATATACAATATTTTTCTTGATGAATAACTGA